A window of Saccopteryx leptura isolate mSacLep1 chromosome 5, mSacLep1_pri_phased_curated, whole genome shotgun sequence contains these coding sequences:
- the OXT gene encoding oxytocin-neurophysin 1, with amino-acid sequence MAAPSLACCLLGLLALTSACYITNCPVGGKRSAMDFEVRKCLPCGPGDKGHCFGPNICCGDELGCFVGTAEALRCREETYLPSPCQAGQKPCGDDGRCAANGICCNPDGCRTDPACDPEAAFPQH; translated from the exons ATGGCCGCCCCCAGCCTCGCCTGCTGCCTGCTCGGCCTCCTGGCGCTGACCTCCGCCTGCTACATCACCAACTGCCCCGTGGGCGGCAAGAGGTCCGCGATGGATTTCGAGGTGCGCAAG TGTCTCCCCTGCGGCCCCGGGGACAAGGGGCACTGCTTCGGGCCCAACATCTGCTGCGGGGACGAGCTGGGCTGCTTCGTGGGCACGGCCGAGGCGCTGCGCTGCCGCGAGGAGACCTACCTGCCGTCGCCCTGCCAGGCCGGCCAGAAGCCGTGCGGCGACGACGGCCGCTGCGCCGCCAACGGCATCTGCTGCAACCCGG ACGGCTGCCGCACGGACCCTGCCTGCGACCCGGAGGCCGCCTTCCCCCAGCACTGA
- the AVP gene encoding vasopressin-neurophysin 2-copeptin has protein sequence MPAAMLPACFLGLLAFTSACYFQNCPRGGKRSLSDLDLRQCLSCGPGGKGRCFGPNICCGDELGCFVGTAEALRCREETYLPSPCRSGLAPCPDNGRCAAKGICCSEKSCVSEPACPGRDDFHRHARASDRSNGTELDGPTGALLQRLWQLAGPPEPAPPGVY, from the exons ATGCCCGCCGCCATGCTGCCCGCCTGCTTCCTCGGCCTGCTGGCCTTCACCTCCGCGTGCTACTTCCAGAACTGCCCAAGGGGTGGCAAGAGGTCTCTATCCGACCTGGACCTGAGACAG TGTCTGTCCTGCGGCCCCGGGGGCAAAGGACGCTGCTTCGGGCCCAACATCTGCTGCGGGGACGAGCTGGGCTGCTTCGTGGGCACGGCCGAGGCGCTGCGCTGCCGCGAGGAGACCTACCTGCCGTCGCCCTGCCGGTCGGGCCTCGCTCCGTGCCCGGACAACGGCCGCTGCGCCGCCAAGGGCATCTGCTGCAGCGAAA AGAGCTGCGTGTCCGAGCCCGCGTGCCCGGGCAGAGACGACTTCCACCGCCACGCGCGCGCCAGCGACCGGAGCAACGGCACCGAGCTGGACGGGCCGACCGGGGCCTTGCTGCAGCGGCTGTGGCAGCTGGCCGGGCCCCCCGAGCCCGCCCCGCCCGGCGTCTACTGA